One genomic region from Rattus norvegicus strain BN/NHsdMcwi chromosome 10, GRCr8, whole genome shotgun sequence encodes:
- the Cd300lf gene encoding CMRF35-like molecule 1 isoform X8, which yields MRARYDSGGVGDGNGFLDLSVLLPVISAALLLLLLVVSLIAWRMVRRQKKAAGPPSGQVKVSQRPDEETSRLLSPSFPCFFTSLEPPLEDDLCYANLSLQQPRTSPLKKGSSMSSSGKDHQEEVEYVTMAPFPREEISYAALSLASLGQEPTYSNTACLVTHGPRTNLGEETTEYSSIRRPMP from the exons atgcgtGCCAG GTATGACAGTGGTGGTGTCGGCGACGGTAATGGGTTTCTGGATCTCAGCGTGCTCCTCCcagtcatctctgcagccctgttGCTTCTCTTGCTGGTGGTCTCACTAATTGCTTGGAGGATGGtgaggagacagaagaaag CTGCTGGACCACCCTCAGGGCAGGTAAAAGTGTCCCAGAGGCCAGACGAAGAGACCAGcaggcttctctctccctcttttccttgttttttcaCCTCTTTGGAGCCT CCTCTGGAGGATGATCTCTGTTATGCAAACCTGTCACTGCAGCAGCCCAGAACCTCCCCTTTGAAAAAGGGCTCCTCCATGTCCTCCTCTGGCAAGGACCACCAAGAGGAAGTGGAATACGTCACCATG GCTCCCTTCCCTAGGGAGGAGATTTCATACGCTGCTCTGTCTTTGGCGAGCTTGGGTCAGGAACCTACTTACAGCAACACTGCCTGCCTTGTCACCCATGGTCCCAGGACAAACCTTGGAGAGGAGACCACAGAGTACAGCAGCATCAGGAGGCCCATGCCTTGA